From Sediminibacterium sp. TEGAF015, a single genomic window includes:
- a CDS encoding polyprenyl synthetase family protein: MNLAKKVISAELAQFEVHFREAVKSRVALLDRIMQYIVKRKGKQLRPMFVLLSARLGGEINESTYRAASLVELLHTATLVHDDVVDESMERRGFFSINALWKNKIAVLVGDYLLSKGLLLSLNNKDHEVLRILSEAVKQMSEGELLQIEKSRNLNLSESIYYDIINGKTASLLASACSAGASTTFDNPVLVEQMRLFGEKVGMAFQIKDDLFDYSSQNIGKPTGNDIKEKKLTLPLIYVLNNCSPDIRKKIIYIIKNQNTQTDKVAFVIKQVEELGGIAYATQKMFAYRDEALEILYQFPPSEVRDALEELVRYTTDRAY, from the coding sequence ATGAACTTAGCAAAAAAGGTGATTTCGGCCGAATTGGCTCAATTTGAAGTCCATTTTAGAGAGGCCGTGAAGAGCAGAGTGGCGTTGTTGGATAGAATCATGCAGTATATAGTGAAGCGGAAGGGTAAGCAACTCCGCCCAATGTTCGTATTGTTAAGTGCCCGCCTGGGGGGCGAAATCAATGAAAGCACCTACCGCGCTGCTTCCCTGGTAGAATTACTCCATACAGCAACATTGGTGCACGATGATGTGGTTGATGAATCCATGGAAAGAAGAGGCTTCTTCTCTATTAATGCCCTCTGGAAAAACAAGATTGCCGTTTTAGTGGGAGATTATCTTTTATCAAAGGGATTATTGCTTTCATTAAACAATAAGGACCATGAGGTATTACGCATACTCTCCGAGGCGGTAAAGCAGATGAGTGAAGGAGAACTATTACAGATAGAAAAGTCTCGGAATTTAAACCTGAGTGAATCCATCTATTATGATATCATTAATGGAAAAACCGCATCACTATTGGCTTCTGCCTGTTCAGCCGGTGCGTCTACAACTTTTGACAATCCTGTTTTAGTTGAACAAATGAGATTGTTTGGAGAAAAGGTAGGCATGGCATTTCAAATAAAAGACGATTTGTTCGATTACAGCAGTCAGAATATTGGGAAACCTACAGGTAACGATATCAAAGAGAAAAAACTAACACTTCCACTGATATATGTATTAAATAACTGTTCGCCTGATATCAGAAAGAAGATAATTTATATCATCAAAAATCAGAACACACAAACTGATAAAGTTGCTTTTGTAATTAAACAGGTTGAAGAATTAGGTGGTATAGCTTATGCAACCCAAAAAATGTTTGCATACAGAGATGAAGCATTGGAAATACTTTACCAATTTCCACCTTCAGAAGTGAGAGATGCTTTGGAAGAACTGGTTCGTTACACTACAGACAGGGCATACTAA
- the recJ gene encoding single-stranded-DNA-specific exonuclease RecJ: protein MQKRWNILKQDKEQISSLQSAIKINPTICAVLVQRGITNFESAREFFRPELSHLHNPWLMKDMDKAVDRIIKAINANEKIMVYGDYDVDGTTSVASMFQFIQSLHDTVEFYIPHRYKEGYGVSKIGIDYAKEQGHSLIISLDCGIKSADLIAYAASLGIDFIVCDHHLPDEIIPKAVAILNPKQKDCTYPYKELCGCGVGFKLMTALSEKLNLPSEQYLQYLDLVSIAIAADIVPVTGENRTLAFLGLQKVNSNPATGIKALMELANAKTPMSLTNLVFVIAPRVNAAGRMDDAKKAVQLFIEKDKTQAIALAQLLHSDNSDRREADASITIDAMEMLKADPLNEKKKTTVLYNENWHKGVVGIVASRLIETYYRPTIILTRSGDYAAGSARSVAGFNLYEAVHACRQYLLGYGGHFAAAGMTLAIDQIDNFKKAFEEVVANSITPEQLIPEIVINAEIQFADITDKFYNIIKQMEPFGPDNMKPVFIARNVKDAGYTKVVKDLHLRVVVKQGDKILSGIGFNLGEKIKYLQNNQSVDLVFTIDENEWQGNTSLQLKVIDLLPASSLQSD, encoded by the coding sequence ATGCAGAAAAGGTGGAACATATTAAAGCAAGACAAAGAGCAGATCAGCTCTTTGCAATCTGCTATAAAAATCAACCCTACTATCTGCGCTGTTTTAGTGCAGCGTGGTATAACCAATTTTGAATCTGCAAGAGAATTCTTTAGACCCGAACTTTCCCATTTACATAATCCATGGCTGATGAAAGACATGGATAAAGCAGTAGACAGAATCATTAAAGCCATTAATGCCAATGAAAAAATAATGGTATATGGCGATTATGATGTTGATGGTACCACATCGGTTGCGTCCATGTTTCAGTTTATACAATCGCTTCATGACACTGTTGAATTTTATATACCCCACCGGTATAAAGAAGGATATGGTGTTTCAAAAATTGGAATAGACTATGCAAAAGAACAGGGACACAGTTTAATTATTTCATTGGACTGCGGAATTAAGTCTGCCGATCTGATAGCCTATGCAGCATCTCTTGGAATTGATTTTATCGTATGTGACCACCACTTACCAGATGAAATTATCCCGAAGGCGGTTGCCATTTTAAATCCCAAACAAAAAGACTGTACTTATCCTTACAAAGAGCTCTGCGGCTGTGGGGTAGGATTTAAACTGATGACGGCACTTAGTGAAAAACTGAATTTGCCATCCGAACAATATTTACAGTATCTGGATTTGGTTTCGATTGCCATTGCCGCAGATATTGTTCCGGTAACAGGTGAAAACAGAACACTTGCTTTTCTGGGTCTACAAAAAGTAAATAGCAATCCTGCAACAGGCATAAAAGCACTGATGGAACTGGCCAATGCCAAAACGCCCATGAGTTTAACCAATCTGGTATTTGTAATCGCTCCCAGAGTAAACGCAGCTGGCCGGATGGATGATGCTAAAAAAGCAGTACAATTATTTATAGAGAAAGATAAAACACAGGCTATTGCACTTGCACAACTATTACATAGTGATAATTCAGACAGAAGAGAAGCCGACGCCTCTATCACGATAGATGCAATGGAAATGCTTAAGGCAGACCCATTGAATGAAAAGAAAAAAACAACAGTATTGTACAATGAGAACTGGCATAAAGGAGTGGTAGGAATTGTAGCCAGTCGTTTAATTGAAACGTATTATCGTCCAACCATTATACTTACCAGAAGCGGTGATTATGCAGCAGGCAGCGCCAGAAGTGTTGCTGGTTTTAATTTATATGAGGCTGTTCATGCCTGCAGACAATATTTATTAGGCTATGGTGGCCATTTTGCAGCAGCAGGTATGACGCTTGCAATTGATCAGATTGACAATTTTAAAAAAGCCTTTGAAGAAGTAGTTGCCAATAGTATTACTCCTGAACAATTGATTCCTGAAATAGTGATCAATGCAGAAATACAATTTGCTGATATAACCGACAAATTTTACAATATCATTAAACAAATGGAGCCCTTTGGTCCGGATAATATGAAACCTGTATTCATTGCCAGAAATGTAAAAGATGCAGGCTATACCAAAGTGGTAAAAGACCTGCATCTTCGTGTTGTAGTGAAACAAGGTGATAAAATTTTATCCGGGATTGGTTTCAATCTGGGTGAAAAAATTAAATACCTGCAAAACAATCAGTCTGTTGACCTGGTATTTACCATTGATGAAAATGAATGGCAGGGTAATACCAGTTTACAACTAAAAGTTATTGACCTCCTCCCTGCATCATCTCTACAGAGCGATTAA
- the htpG gene encoding molecular chaperone HtpG, with amino-acid sequence MQKGQIRVQTENIFPIIKKFLYSDHEIFLRELVSNATDATQKIKTLSSIGEAKGELGDLRIDVILDAKEKTITIEDRGVGMTKEEVDKYLNQVAFSGAEEFLTKYKDASIIGHFGLGFYSAFMVASKVEVITQSYQEDAATVYWSCDGSPEFELYEVEKKQRGTRIILHVNEESAEFLDAYKLKGILEKFCKFLPIPIYFKDQNEEVKKGEEKTEEKSINNTNPIWVKKPSELTKEDYEKFYRELYPFGETPLFWIHLNVDYPFNLTGVLYFPKIKQSYEIQKDKIQLYCNQVFVTDEVKDIVPEFLMLLHGVIDSPDIPLNVSRSYLQGDPNVRKINAHITKKVADKLEEIFRNERTEFEQKWESLGLFVKYGMMTDDKFLEKANKFLVMENVDGKFFTLDEYKAATESTQKNKEGKHIVLYTTNPVQQDAYIQACKARGYEVVKMETLVDAAFLNTMEMKWENIGFVRVDADIVDNLIDKQESNESVLSKEETEKLKNLFTLQIPELHVTTEVKGLSTDTPPVIATRPEFMRRMKDMGAAGGGMTAFYAQMPDEVTLTVNGNHPVFQTILKESNESVKTNQVRNLADLALLSQGLLKGAELTNFINRSVEMMQGGGQ; translated from the coding sequence ATGCAAAAAGGACAGATACGCGTACAGACAGAAAACATCTTCCCGATCATCAAAAAATTCCTTTACAGTGATCACGAAATCTTCCTAAGAGAGCTGGTAAGTAATGCTACCGATGCAACCCAGAAAATCAAGACGCTTTCTTCAATAGGAGAGGCAAAAGGAGAGTTAGGGGATTTGCGCATTGATGTTATTTTGGATGCAAAAGAAAAAACCATCACCATCGAAGACCGCGGTGTGGGTATGACCAAGGAAGAAGTAGACAAATACTTGAACCAGGTGGCTTTCAGCGGGGCTGAAGAGTTTCTGACCAAATACAAAGATGCCAGTATCATTGGACATTTTGGACTGGGTTTTTATAGTGCCTTTATGGTGGCTTCCAAAGTGGAAGTGATTACGCAAAGTTATCAGGAAGATGCTGCTACTGTTTACTGGAGTTGCGATGGTAGCCCTGAATTTGAATTGTATGAAGTAGAGAAAAAGCAAAGAGGTACCCGAATTATTTTGCACGTAAATGAAGAAAGTGCAGAATTTTTGGATGCATATAAATTAAAAGGTATCCTGGAAAAGTTCTGTAAATTCCTTCCTATTCCTATTTATTTCAAAGATCAAAATGAAGAAGTAAAAAAAGGCGAGGAGAAAACCGAAGAAAAATCTATTAACAATACCAATCCAATCTGGGTTAAGAAGCCAAGTGAATTAACAAAAGAAGATTACGAAAAATTTTATCGCGAATTATATCCTTTTGGTGAAACCCCGCTTTTCTGGATTCACCTCAATGTTGATTACCCGTTCAATTTAACCGGAGTTTTGTATTTCCCTAAAATCAAGCAGAGTTACGAAATCCAAAAAGACAAAATCCAGTTGTATTGCAACCAGGTTTTTGTTACAGATGAAGTAAAAGACATTGTGCCTGAATTTTTAATGCTGTTGCATGGTGTAATTGACAGCCCAGATATTCCGCTGAATGTTAGCAGAAGCTACTTGCAGGGCGACCCGAATGTTAGAAAAATCAACGCACATATCACCAAGAAAGTGGCAGATAAGCTAGAAGAAATTTTCAGAAATGAACGTACCGAATTTGAACAAAAGTGGGAGAGCCTGGGATTGTTTGTGAAATACGGTATGATGACCGATGATAAGTTTCTGGAAAAAGCCAACAAATTCCTGGTAATGGAAAATGTAGACGGCAAATTCTTCACATTGGATGAATACAAAGCTGCTACAGAATCTACACAGAAAAACAAAGAAGGTAAGCATATCGTTCTTTACACTACCAATCCAGTTCAACAGGACGCATATATTCAGGCATGCAAAGCCAGGGGCTATGAAGTGGTTAAAATGGAAACACTGGTAGATGCTGCATTCCTGAACACCATGGAAATGAAATGGGAGAACATTGGTTTCGTTAGAGTTGATGCAGATATTGTAGACAATCTGATTGACAAACAGGAAAGTAATGAATCTGTTTTATCTAAAGAAGAAACAGAAAAACTCAAGAATTTATTTACGCTTCAGATTCCGGAACTACACGTTACAACTGAAGTAAAAGGATTAAGTACAGATACACCTCCGGTGATTGCAACCCGTCCCGAATTTATGCGTCGTATGAAAGATATGGGTGCTGCAGGTGGTGGTATGACTGCTTTCTATGCACAGATGCCCGATGAAGTAACTTTAACAGTGAACGGAAACCATCCTGTTTTCCAGACTATTCTGAAAGAATCCAATGAATCAGTAAAAACCAATCAGGTAAGGAATTTGGCTGATCTGGCATTATTGTCTCAGGGATTACTGAAGGGAGCAGAACTGACGAACTTTATTAATCGCTCTGTAGAGATGATGCAGGGAGGAGGTCAATAA